Genomic segment of Aphelocoma coerulescens isolate FSJ_1873_10779 chromosome 6, UR_Acoe_1.0, whole genome shotgun sequence:
ttcctcgtctgaacttttcacctttctctcctgcgcatgctcttttatacctttggcctgggtttaagctttgggactggtttgagctagttttgggatgaagcaggatgcctgtctgagactccccctggttttatcagcagtctcttatcttcttcttcctgctctggtatgctgaccaagctagatgcattgttcctaaCAAACGAATTCttttgctccccatccccctgattcagtccccccttttctaaagagttagtaaattcttttactaatactTAAATTCTTCTCCTAATGAATTTTTTGGTAGGCATCTCTTAATGTTTTCCCGTGTGCGTTTGACAAAGTAGTTAGGACTGATAGTCTTTTTAGTACTCTATAGTTCCAAATAAGTAACGCGATAGACAGCGCAAGACAGGTGCTAACCAAGGTTAATAAGACAATTATGGGGTGACATAACGTATTTAGGATACCAGTTGCGGTAGGTGACCACCCGAAAAGTGAGTCCCACCAGTTATGACTTGCGTCTTGTCTCACTCTttgcaaaattctgctgatttcttgtgtgtcataatggacagtgactaaggtcttttccccgtttctttggatttctttcaaaatttccATGAGGTCTTGATGCTTTACtaattgctttactaatgtTAGGTTCATCCCAATAGGTGTGGGTAGCAATTTATGGTAAACGGTATAGTTAGACCTTATTAATTGATGAGATACGACTGGTGCTAAATACGAAAAGTCACACCCAACAATCTTggcaaaattacaaatacaaaaattagagtgatTCCTGGCAGTTACATTTATAACATTGTCATCTATCATCATTGAAGTGCAGGTAGttcttaagcacacacagccttgcCCAACATATACGAGTACAGTTTTCGGTGAAGTGTCTGGGTGGATCTCAAAGTGACATATGCCTTGTTCTGTATCAAGACATATGTCTCTGGCATCAAgtgtattactttcacagataaatccttgttgttcCCGTGTAATACAAGattctaaatttactgtttgccatttttctcttACCATCCGAGCCCATACTCTATGTTCAGAGGGGTAGAAAACTGTCCCTTTATGGTTTAATCCTAATGCGACAATaggatgaattacataaactgtgGCATTCCGTATCGTAAGCACAGAGGCAGTAGCTATGTTAGTTATTGGGTCATAGGTGAAATTTACCaaggtccaccaggattggagctttctttctaatttagtaGCATTGTTCCAAACAGCCTTTCGGATCTCA
This window contains:
- the LOC138112363 gene encoding uncharacterized protein; this encodes MRRDLSGMLGTGLGVINGIDSEILMNKLATATSDLTKLKQPLQSSLLALGNSQWQVSKILPDLAKISNLDHELILNTLGTAQDNVSLAFSCIQAQLWMQSTASLIIREGNEGVFPIEIRKAVWNNATKLERKLQSWWTLVNFTYDPITNIATASVLTIRNATVYVIHPIVALGLNHKGTVFYPSEHRVWARMVREKWQTVNLESCITREQQGFICESNTLDARDICLDTEQGICHFEIHPDTSPKTVLVYVGQGCVCLRTTCTSMMIDDNVINVTARNHSNFCICNFAKIVGCDFSYLAPVVSHQLIRSNYTVYHKLLPTPIGMNLTLVKQLVKHQDLMEILKEIQRNGEKTLVTVHYDTQEISRILQRVRQDASHNWWDSLFGWSPTATGILNTLCHPIIVLLTLVSTCLALSIALLIWNYRVLKRLSVLTTLSNAHGKTLRDAYQKIH